A genomic stretch from Enterobacter oligotrophicus includes:
- the rpoB gene encoding DNA-directed RNA polymerase subunit beta produces MVYSYTEKKRIRKDFGKRPQVLDIPYLLSIQLDSFQKFIEQDPEGQYGLEAAFRSVFPIQSYSGNSELQYVSYRLGEPVFDVQECQIRGVTYSAPLRVKLRLVIYEREAPEGTVKDIKEQEVYMGEIPLMTDNGTFVINGTERVIVSQLHRSPGVFFDSDKGKTHSSGKVLYNARIIPYRGSWLDFEFDPKDNLFVRIDRRRKLPATIILRALQYTTEQILDLFFEKVIFEIRDNKLQMELVPERLRGETASFDIEADGKVYVEKGRRITARHIRQLEKDDIKHIEVPVEYIAGKVAAKDYVDESTGELICPANMELSLDLLAKLSQSGHKRIETLFTNDLDHGPYISETIRVDPTTDRLSALVEIYRMMRPGEPPTREAAESLFENLFFSEDRYDLSAVGRMKFNRSLLRDEIEGSGILSKDDIIEVMKKLIDIRNGKGEVDDIDHLGNRRIRSVGEMAENQFRVGLVRVERAVKERLSLGDLDTLMPQDMINAKPISAAVKEFFGSSQLSQFMDQNNPLSEITHKRRISALGPGGLTRERAGFEVRDVHPTHYGRVCPIETPEGPNIGLINSLSVYAQTNEYGFLETPYRKVTDGVVTDEIHYLSAIEEGNYVIAQANSNLDDEGHFVEDLVTCRSKGESSLFSRDQVDYMDVSTQQVVSVGASLIPFLEHDDANRALMGANMQRQAVPTLRADKPLVGTGMERAVAVDSGVTAVAKRGGTVQYVDASRIVIKVNEDEMYPGEAGIDIYNLTKYTRSNQNTCINQMPCVSLGEPVERGDVLADGPSTDLGELALGQNMRVAFMPWNGYNFEDSILVSERVVQEDRFTTIHIQELACVSRDTKLGPEEITADIPNVGEAALSKLDESGIVYIGAEVTGGDILVGKVTPKGETQLTPEEKLLRAIFGEKASDVKDSSLRVPNGVSGTVIDVQVFTRDGVEKDKRALEIEEMQLKQAKKDLSEELQILEAGLFSRIYAVLVAGGVEAEKLDKLPRDRWLELGLTDEEKQNQLEQLAEQYDELKHEFEKKLEAKRRKITQGDDLAPGVLKIVKVYLAVKRQIQPGDKMAGRHGNKGVISKINPIEDMPHDANGTPVDIVLNPLGVPSRMNIGQILETHLGMAAKGIGDKINAMLKQQQEVAKLREFIQRAYDLGTDVRQKVDLNTFSDEEVLRLAENLRKGMPIATPVFDGAKEAEIKELLQLGGLPTSGQITLFDGRTGEQFERPVTVGYMYMLKLNHLVDDKMHARSTGSYSLVTQQPLGGKAQFGGQRFGEMEVWALEAYGAAYTLQEMLTVKSDDVNGRTKMYKNIVDGNHQMEPGMPESFNVLLKEIRSLGINIELEDE; encoded by the coding sequence ATGGTTTACTCCTATACCGAGAAAAAACGTATTCGTAAGGATTTTGGTAAACGTCCACAAGTTCTGGACATTCCATATCTCCTTTCTATCCAGCTTGACTCGTTCCAGAAGTTTATCGAGCAAGATCCTGAAGGGCAGTACGGCCTGGAAGCAGCCTTCCGTTCCGTGTTCCCGATTCAGAGCTACAGCGGTAACTCCGAGCTGCAGTACGTCAGCTACCGCCTTGGCGAACCGGTGTTTGACGTTCAGGAATGTCAGATCCGTGGCGTGACCTATTCCGCACCGCTGCGCGTAAAACTGCGTCTGGTGATCTACGAGCGCGAAGCGCCGGAAGGCACCGTTAAAGACATTAAAGAACAAGAAGTCTACATGGGTGAAATTCCACTCATGACAGACAACGGTACTTTCGTTATCAACGGTACTGAGCGTGTTATCGTTTCCCAGTTGCATCGTAGCCCTGGTGTCTTCTTCGACAGCGATAAAGGTAAAACGCACTCTTCCGGTAAAGTACTGTATAACGCACGCATCATTCCTTACCGTGGTTCCTGGCTGGACTTTGAGTTCGATCCGAAAGACAACCTGTTTGTCCGTATCGACCGTCGTCGTAAGCTGCCTGCAACCATCATTCTGCGTGCGCTGCAATATACCACTGAGCAGATCCTGGACCTGTTCTTTGAGAAAGTGATCTTTGAAATCCGCGACAACAAGCTGCAGATGGAGCTGGTGCCGGAACGTCTGCGTGGTGAGACCGCGTCGTTCGACATCGAAGCCGACGGCAAAGTGTATGTGGAAAAAGGTCGCCGTATCACCGCGCGCCACATCCGCCAACTGGAAAAAGATGATATCAAACACATCGAAGTTCCGGTTGAATACATTGCAGGAAAAGTAGCCGCGAAAGATTACGTTGATGAATCAACTGGCGAGCTGATCTGTCCGGCTAACATGGAGCTGAGCCTGGATCTGCTGGCTAAGCTGAGCCAGTCTGGCCACAAACGTATCGAAACGCTGTTCACCAACGATCTGGACCACGGTCCTTATATCTCTGAGACTATTCGCGTCGACCCAACGACCGATCGTCTGAGTGCGCTGGTTGAAATCTACCGCATGATGCGTCCTGGTGAGCCACCAACTCGCGAAGCGGCTGAAAGCCTGTTCGAGAACCTGTTCTTCTCCGAAGACCGCTACGATCTGTCCGCTGTGGGTCGTATGAAGTTCAACCGTTCTCTGCTGCGCGACGAAATCGAAGGTTCCGGTATCCTGAGCAAAGACGACATCATCGAAGTGATGAAGAAGCTCATCGATATCCGTAACGGTAAAGGCGAAGTGGACGATATCGACCACCTCGGCAACCGTCGTATCCGTTCCGTAGGCGAAATGGCGGAAAACCAGTTCCGCGTTGGCCTGGTGCGTGTAGAGCGTGCGGTGAAAGAGCGTCTGTCTCTGGGCGATCTGGATACCCTGATGCCTCAGGATATGATCAACGCCAAGCCGATTTCTGCAGCAGTGAAAGAGTTCTTCGGTTCCAGCCAGCTGTCTCAGTTCATGGACCAGAACAACCCGCTGTCTGAGATTACGCACAAACGTCGTATCTCTGCACTCGGCCCAGGCGGTCTGACCCGTGAACGCGCAGGCTTTGAAGTTCGAGACGTACACCCGACCCACTACGGTCGCGTATGTCCAATCGAAACGCCTGAAGGTCCGAACATCGGTCTGATCAACTCCCTGTCCGTGTACGCACAGACGAACGAATACGGTTTCCTTGAGACCCCGTACCGTAAAGTGACTGACGGTGTTGTAACCGACGAAATTCACTACCTGTCTGCTATCGAAGAAGGCAACTACGTTATCGCTCAGGCGAACTCCAACCTGGATGACGAAGGCCACTTTGTAGAAGATCTGGTTACCTGCCGTAGCAAAGGCGAATCCAGCTTGTTCAGCCGCGACCAGGTTGACTACATGGACGTATCCACTCAGCAGGTGGTTTCCGTCGGTGCGTCCCTGATCCCGTTCCTGGAACACGATGACGCCAACCGTGCATTGATGGGTGCGAACATGCAACGTCAGGCCGTTCCAACTCTGCGTGCTGATAAGCCGCTGGTTGGTACCGGTATGGAACGTGCTGTTGCCGTTGACTCCGGTGTTACTGCAGTGGCTAAGCGTGGCGGTACCGTTCAGTACGTCGACGCATCCCGTATCGTTATTAAAGTTAACGAAGACGAGATGTATCCGGGCGAAGCGGGTATCGACATCTACAACCTGACCAAATACACCCGTTCTAACCAGAACACCTGTATCAACCAGATGCCTTGTGTATCTCTGGGTGAGCCAGTTGAGCGCGGCGACGTGCTGGCAGACGGTCCGTCCACCGACCTCGGTGAACTGGCGCTCGGTCAGAACATGCGCGTAGCGTTCATGCCGTGGAACGGTTACAACTTCGAAGACTCCATCCTCGTCTCCGAGCGTGTGGTTCAGGAAGATCGTTTCACTACCATCCACATTCAGGAACTGGCATGCGTGTCCCGTGACACCAAGCTGGGGCCAGAAGAGATCACTGCCGACATCCCTAACGTGGGTGAAGCTGCGCTCTCCAAACTGGATGAATCCGGTATTGTTTACATCGGTGCGGAAGTGACCGGCGGTGACATTCTGGTTGGTAAGGTAACGCCGAAAGGTGAAACCCAGCTGACGCCAGAAGAGAAGCTGCTGCGTGCAATCTTCGGTGAGAAAGCGTCTGACGTTAAAGACTCTTCTCTGCGCGTACCAAACGGTGTTTCCGGTACGGTTATCGACGTTCAGGTCTTCACCCGTGACGGCGTTGAGAAAGATAAACGTGCGCTGGAAATCGAAGAGATGCAGCTCAAACAGGCGAAGAAAGACCTGTCTGAAGAACTGCAGATCCTCGAAGCGGGTCTGTTCAGCCGTATCTATGCGGTGCTGGTTGCCGGTGGCGTTGAAGCTGAGAAGCTCGACAAACTGCCACGCGATCGCTGGCTGGAACTGGGCCTGACCGACGAAGAGAAACAAAATCAGCTGGAACAGCTGGCTGAGCAGTATGACGAACTGAAACACGAGTTCGAGAAAAAACTCGAAGCGAAACGCCGCAAAATCACTCAGGGCGACGATCTGGCACCAGGCGTGCTGAAGATTGTTAAGGTGTATCTGGCTGTTAAACGTCAGATCCAGCCTGGTGATAAGATGGCAGGTCGTCACGGTAACAAGGGTGTTATCTCTAAGATCAACCCGATCGAAGATATGCCGCACGATGCTAACGGTACGCCGGTAGATATCGTACTGAACCCACTGGGCGTACCGTCTCGTATGAACATCGGTCAGATTCTGGAAACCCACCTGGGTATGGCTGCGAAAGGTATCGGCGATAAGATTAACGCCATGCTGAAACAGCAGCAGGAAGTCGCGAAACTGCGCGAGTTCATCCAGCGTGCCTACGATCTGGGTACCGACGTTCGTCAGAAAGTCGACCTGAACACCTTCAGCGATGAAGAAGTGCTGCGTCTGGCAGAGAACCTGCGCAAAGGTATGCCAATTGCAACGCCGGTATTCGACGGTGCAAAAGAAGCTGAAATTAAAGAGCTGCTGCAACTGGGTGGTCTGCCAACGTCTGGTCAGATTACGCTGTTTGACGGCCGTACCGGTGAACAGTTCGAACGTCCGGTAACCGTAGGTTACATGTACATGCTGAAACTGAACCACCTGGTCGACGACAAGATGCACGCTCGTTCTACCGGTTCTTACAGCCTGGTTACTCAGCAGCCGCTGGGTGGTAAGGCTCAGTTCGGTGGTCAGCGCTTCGGGGAGATGGAAGTGTGGGCGCTGGAAGCATACGGCGCAGCATACACCCTGCAGGAAATGCTCACCGTTAAGTCTGATGACGTCAACGGTCGTACCAAGATGTATAAAAACATCGTGGACGGCAACCATCAGATGGAACCGGGCATGCCAGAATCCTTCAACGTACTGTTGAAAGAGATTCGTTCGCTGGGTATCAACATCGAACTGGAAGACGAGTAA